The Labeo rohita strain BAU-BD-2019 chromosome 19, IGBB_LRoh.1.0, whole genome shotgun sequence genome window below encodes:
- the LOC127182069 gene encoding tripartite motif-containing protein 65-like, which yields MAEAGFSPDQLSCPLCLDLLKDLVAIPCGHSYCMSCITDHWNQEDQKRVYSCPQCRKTFRPRPALNKSTVLAEVVKKPKKKIQTVVPDEQHENLLKGNRHNLMDTTGNWRPQKMLCLQHGKPLEIFCCTDQQCICVLCVVENHKTHEIVSTAAGRIEKQKQLDETQGKFQQQIQEREKKLQELKEAVESQKCSAQTAVEDSERIFTELIQSIEKRRSEVTQMIRDREKTVVSRAEGLVERLKHAIDELRRKNSELEQLSHTDDDTLFLWRLPFLYDPPESLDIFSITVSSYDDIKESVSQLRQKLDNFCRREIEKMSGRGGCTPTVANSEFESRKELLKYFCRVNVDLNTVHKHLRLSKKNRVIASTNIDQRYPDHPGRFDYWWQVLCSESICGHCYWEVEWDGTHDVGIAVSYESIRRKGRGDECKFGYNAESWSLDCTSSGYFFCHNNKQTKLLIEPSCSRIGVYVDQNAGILSFYSVSDTITLLHRVQTKFTQALYPGFRIGFGICLAYFLSCTSVKLLNK from the exons ATGGCTGAAGCTGGATTTTCTCCAGACCAACTCAGCTGTCCGTTGTGTTTGGATCTACTGAAAGATCTAGTGGCCATTCCttgtggacacagttactgtatgAGCTGTATTACAGACCACTGGAATCAAGAGGATCAGAAGAGAGTCTACAGTTGCCCTCAATGCCGAAAGACCTTCAGACCAAGACctgctttaaataaaagcactgtGCTGGCTGAAGTGGTGAAGAAACCAAAGAAGAAAATCCAAACTGTTGTTCCTGATGAACAACATGAGAATCTCTTAAAAGGTAATAGACATAACTTGATGGACACCACTGGAAACTGGAGACCTCAGAAGATGTTGTGTCTTCAACATGGTAAACCGCTAGAGATTTTCTGCTGCACTGACCAGCAATGTATTTGTGTGCTCTGTGTGGTGGAAAATCACAAAACTCATGAGATTGTATCAACTGCAGCTGGGAGGATTGAGAAACAG AAACAACTGGATGAAACACAAGGAAAATTTCAGCAACAAATCCAGGAGAGGGAGAAGAAGCTTCAGGAGCTGAAAGAAGCTGTGGAGTCTCAGAAG tgctctgcacagacagcagtggaggacagtgagaggatctttacTGAACTCATCCAGTCCATAGAGAAAAGACGCTCTGAGGTCACACAGATGATCAGAGATCGAGAAAAGACTGTCGTGAGTCGAGCTGAAGGACTCGTGGAGCGACTGAAGCATGCGATTGATGAACTGAGGAGGAAAAACTCTGAGCTGGAACAGCTTTCACACACAGATGATGACACCCTTTTCCTCTGG AGACTCCCGTTTCTGTATGATCCTCCTGAATCTCTagacattttcagcatcactgtCAGTTCCTATGATGACATAAAAGAATCTGTCTCTCAACTGAGACAGAAACTGGATAATTTCTGCAGAAGGGAGATTGAAAAGATGTCTGGAAGAG GGGGATGCACTCCGACTGTTGCCAACTCTGAGTTTGAAAGCAGAAAAGAGCTCCTGAAGT ATTTCTGTCGTGTCAATGTGGATCTAAACACAGTGCATAAACACCTCCGACTGTCTAAGAAGAACAGAGTGATTGCCAGCACTAACATAGATCAGCgctatcctgatcatccaggcAGATTTGATTATTGGTGGCAGGTGTTGTGTAGTGAGAGTATATGTGGACACTGTTACTGGGAGGTGGAGTGGGATGGGACTCATGATGTGGGTATAGCAGTGTCATATGAGAGCATCAGAAGGAAGGGACGGGGTGATGAGTGTAAATTTGGATATAATGCTGAATCCTGGAGCTTGGACTGCACTTCTTCGGGTTACTTTTTCTGTCACAATAACAAACAGACTAAACTCCTTATAGAGCCTAGTTGCTctagaataggagtgtatgtggatcaaAATGCAGGAattctgtccttctacagcgtctctgacacaataaCCCTCCTCCACAGAGTCCAGACCAAATTCACTCAGGCACTCTATCCAGGATTTAGAATTGGCTTTGGGATATGTTTAGCCTACTTTTTATCATGTACATCAGTAAAACTACTAAACAAATGA
- the LOC127182377 gene encoding E3 ubiquitin-protein ligase TRIM16-like — translation MAEARVSQDQFSCPVCLDLLKDPVTIPCGHSYCMSCITDCWDQEDQKRLYSCPQCRQTFSPRPALYKNTMLAEVVEQLKKTKLQTDVPAEPGDVECDVCTERKHKAVKSCLLCLNSFCQNHLEQHENLFKGKRHNLMDATGRLQKMICCKHEKLLEIFCRTDQSCICLLCMVDEHKDHETVSTAAERTEKQKQLDETQRKFQQQIKKREKKLQELKEAVKAHKRSAQTAVENSEKIFSELISSIERRRSEITQTIRDREKTVVSRTEGLLRRLEQEIDELKRRNAELEQLSLTHDHIHFLQSIPSLPVPPGSSYVPSITDGSYNDAGESVSQMSESLENFCRKETEKICGKVRCIQIIPTPEYESRKDFLNYFHRFTMDPNTAHERLRLSEGNRVVTYSRALQAYPDHPDRFDRYLQVLCRESVCGRCYWEVEWIGKDDVSVSVSYKSISRMGIDNECRFGHNDNSWSLTCSPHHCAFWHNNNKTLLPAVSSSSRIGVYVDHSAGILSFYSVSDTMNLIHRVQTTFTQPIYPGFSFLSDPFTKFLKFWFVSKYSAVKLCDV, via the exons ATGGCTGAAGCTAGGGTGTCCCAGGACCAGTTCAGCTGTCCAGTGTGTCTGGATCTATTAAAGGATCCAGTGACTATtccctgtggacacagttactgtatgAGCTGCATTACAGACTGCTGGGATCAAGAGGATCAGAAGAGACtctacagctgccctcagtgcagacagaccttcagtccaagacctgctttatataaaaacacCATGCTGGCTGAAGTGGTGGAGCAACTGAAAAAGACTAAACTCCAAACTGATGTTCCTGCTGAACCTGGAGATGTGGAGTGTGATGTCTGTactgaaagaaaacacaaagctGTGAAGTCCTGTCTGTTGTGTCTAAACTCTTTCTGTCAAAATCACCTTGAACAACATGAGAATCTCTTCAAAGGAAAGAGACACAATTTAATGGATGCCACTGGACGACTTCAGAAGATGATCTGCTGTAAACATGAAAAACTGCTGGAAATTTTCTGCCGCACTGACCAGAGTTGTATATGTTTGCTCTGTATGGTGGATGAACATAAAGATCATGAGACTGTATCAACTGCAGCAGAAAGGACAGAGAAACAG AAACAATTGGATGAGACACAAAGGAAATTTCAGCAGCAAATCAAGAAGAGAGAGAAGAAGCTTCAGGAGCTGAAAGAGGCTGTGAAGGCTCACAAG cgctctgcacagacagcagtggagAACAGTGAGAAGATCTTCAGTGAACTCATCAGCTCCATTGAGAGAAGACGCTCTGAGATCACCCAGACAATCAGAGATCGTGAAAAGACTGTAGTGAGTCGAACCGAAGGTCTCTTGAGGAGACTGGAGCAGGAGATTGATGAACTGAAAAGGAGAAAtgctgagctggagcagctttcacTCACACATGATCACATCCATTTCCTCCAG AGTATCCCATCTCTCCCTGTTCCTCCTGGATCTTCATATGTTCCCAGTATCACTGATGGTTCCTATAATGATGCTGGAGAATCAGTGTCTCAAATGAGTGAGAGCCTGGAGAATTTCTGCAGAAAGGAGACTGAAAAGATATGTGGTAAAG TGAGATGCATCCAGATCATTCCCACCCCGGAATATGAGAGCAGGAAAGACTTCCTAAACT ATTTCCATCGATTTACtatggatccaaacacagcgcATGAACGCCTCCGTCTGTCTGAGGGGAACAGAGTGGTGACTTACAGTAGAGCACTTCAagcgtatcctgatcatccagacagatttgatagATATCTTCAGGtattgtgtagagagagtgtgtgtggacgctgttactgggaggttgAGTGGATTGGAAAGGATGATGTGTCtgtatcagtgtcatataagagcatcagcaggatgGGAATTGATAATGAGTGTAGATTTGGACATAATGACAATTCCTGGAGTTTGACCTGCTCTCCCCATCATTGTGCATTCTGGCACAATAACAATAAGACTCTGCTCCCTGCAGTGTCCAGCTCTTctagaataggagtgtatgtggatcacagtgcaggaattctgt